TATAATGGGCTGATAAAGATTTATAACTTTTTTTACTTCATCAAATAAATTCAATTCTTTTGGTTCTATTTTTATTCTTCCGCTTTCCAATCGAGACCAATCAAGAATGTTTTCCAGAAGTTGAAATTGATTTTTGACTATTACATCAAGACTATGGGCATATTCTTTTATTTCTTGATAAGTAAGATATTCGGCACTTGTTGCCAGTAATTCTGTATATCCAAGGATTGGAGTAAATGGACCCCGAAGATCGTGAGCTAAAATGGAAATGAATTTATCTTTGCTTTTATTTAAATCTTCAAGTTGTTTGGTGTATTTTTTTATTTCTTCTTCTTTTTGCTTTCTATCAGTTATATCTATTTCAATCCCAACAATGTAAGTCTTCCCATTTGAATTATCTTTGATGGGAAATTTGTGAGTAAGCCAGACATACTTTTTCCCTTCAGTTTCAATTGTTTCTTCAAAAACTTTTGATTTCATGCTACTTAAAATTTCGAGATCATTTATTCTTAATTTCTCTACAATTTCTTTATCCCATATATCAGAGTCTTTCAATCCTTTCCATTCACCATTCCTGAAATTTAAAGGTAAGTATTGCTCGGCAATTTTATTCATGTATATTAAGTTTCCCTCGGCATCTTTAATAAAAGTACTCATTGGTGCATTATCGAGAAATTCATAAAATTGTTCTCTACTTAGTTTCAATTCTTTTGTGTGTAAATAGATTTTTCTGAATGAAAAAAGAATTATTAGTAAACCGGAAATCCAGATAAAGGTATGTACAATAATGTTATTTTTTGCCTGTCTACGATAATAATTGTTATAATCCAAAGAAGATATGGCAACACTATAAATGCCTTTAATATCTCCTTCTTTATTTTCGTTAGAATGACAGGTTAAACATTCCTTTTTAATTATTAATGGACGTGCATAACGAAAATATTCATGATTATTTAATGTATCATAAGAAAAGAAATCAATTTTCCCGGCTTTGAATTCATTATAAGCTTTATTTTCAAATTTATCTGGCAAATTTGTTTCTTTAATAGGATTTAAGCTTACAATTCGTGTAATTATATTTTTATCGCTTGAAATAATGATTGGTTGTTTTTTATGTAAAAAAATTGCTGTATCAACAATACCTGAAAGATCTTTTTTTGTGCTTTCTTTTTCTGTGTGGGCTAATAATCGATGAAATAAATCCCAGGTTTTGTTATTTATATCTCTTAGAACAAAGGATTTTGATTCTGTTAACGCAAAGGTAGTTTTTTCTTTTTGTAAATCATTTAATTTCCATATTAAAAAGAAAAGTATTATTAATGTCCATCCAAATATTAAAACCGAAAAGATGAACCTGTAATAGTTCAAAATTTTTTTGGTGTTATCATCTCTATATAGTAGACCAAAGTTTTGTTTATGTTTACTTTTCATATAATTATTTTTTTCTTAAGATAAAGATATTGTTTCTAATATTAATTACAAATTAGGCTGTGTGTTTAAAACTTTGGGGATAGAGGGAAGTAGAGGAACCGATGTTGAGGGCAAAACATCGGCAAGAGGAACTTCCCTCTATTTTTTTAATGAAAGGAATAGATTGAATAGATTTTTTAAATGATTTCATATTTTATGCTTTTACTTATTCAGGATAAATAAAGCAGGATAATTCTTACTTAATTATCGGAAAATTCTTTTTAAAGTTTAATCCGGAATCTATTAAGTTACGAATTAAGACTTAATATTCAATAAACTCAAATACTTGAATAATGAATCATCTAATTTTTATGTGTAACTCTGCCAATTGTGCTTCGTCAACATACGAAGGTGAATCGTCCATTAAAGAGATACCACTTGATGTTTTAGGAAATGCTATTACATCGCGAATAGATGATTTACCAGCAAAGAGCATTACAAGTCGATCGAATCCAAATGCTATACCACCATGAGGTGGAGCACCATATTTAAATGCATTCATCAAGAAACCAAATTTTTCCTGTGCTTCTGCTTCGCTTATTCCGAGTACTTTAAACATCTTTGCCTGTAAATCTGCATTATGAATTCTTATACTACCACCGGCTATTTCATTTCCATTCAAAACAAGATCGTATGCACGAGCTTTTACTTTGAGGGGATCGGTTTCCATTAATGGAATATCTTCAATTCTTGGTGAGGTAAATGGATGATGCATTGCATAATATCGTTTGGTTTCGTCATCCCATTCAAACAATGGAAAGTCTGTTACCCATAATAAAGATGGTTTAGCATCAGGTTTTATTAAGTTCATTCTTTTTGCCATTTCTAAACGAAGAGTTCCCATAATGGAAAGAGTTTTTAATTTTTC
This is a stretch of genomic DNA from Rosettibacter firmus. It encodes these proteins:
- a CDS encoding ATP-binding protein, which produces MKSKHKQNFGLLYRDDNTKKILNYYRFIFSVLIFGWTLIILFFLIWKLNDLQKEKTTFALTESKSFVLRDINNKTWDLFHRLLAHTEKESTKKDLSGIVDTAIFLHKKQPIIISSDKNIITRIVSLNPIKETNLPDKFENKAYNEFKAGKIDFFSYDTLNNHEYFRYARPLIIKKECLTCHSNENKEGDIKGIYSVAISSLDYNNYYRRQAKNNIIVHTFIWISGLLIILFSFRKIYLHTKELKLSREQFYEFLDNAPMSTFIKDAEGNLIYMNKIAEQYLPLNFRNGEWKGLKDSDIWDKEIVEKLRINDLEILSSMKSKVFEETIETEGKKYVWLTHKFPIKDNSNGKTYIVGIEIDITDRKQKEEEIKKYTKQLEDLNKSKDKFISILAHDLRGPFTPILGYTELLATSAEYLTYQEIKEYAHSLDVIVKNQFQLLENILDWSRLESGRIKIEPKELNLFDEVKKVINLYQPIINDKEIKIIEKVDPSFEIITDQHSLNTILRNLISNAIKYTPRKGIIQIIATKENDGYKIQVIDNGIGIPEENLPKIFGGEKGFTTRGTANEKGTGLGLSICKELIEKLGGKIWVESEPGKGSTFSFTLHNIKTN